The following coding sequences are from one Xiphophorus couchianus chromosome 7, X_couchianus-1.0, whole genome shotgun sequence window:
- the LOC114148766 gene encoding heat shock 70 kDa protein 12A-like, whose product MGESYIISIDFGTTYSGYAFSLASREEEVDPHVKFWGEEIGLETPKAPTCILFDEHQQFVSFGYKAKQTSLKTSGKDGRAMFFFDCFKMSLYGKKVTTDLTIKAANGREMKALKVFTEALRFLKDDALKTIQQNTEGKKFTASDFTWVLTVPAIWDHSAKQFMREAATQAGIVTYGTENNLVFALEPEAASVYCKKLPSDGFIAENRGESKLDQSSGTQYIVVDCGGGTIDITVHEVLEGGFLKELHKASGNNMGGQTVDRKFKEFLRDTFSPEIWDEYEEKYPSEVSRIMYDFTLFKRKDEDMEIICPLNLGMMAQKKQDMEEYFYRVQDASYDDGVIKIFKQKLRSFFEESLWSITKSLREIFYKTHSIKYILLVGGFAESQYLWRYITDEFIDNCKVLCPFRPQEAIVKGAVEFGRNQGAVASRKSAYTYGVHLSEQVNKSKHRADKQYKNKDNVFCSDPPKTTPPSSYQVSKEQS is encoded by the exons ATGGGGGAATCTTACATCATAAGTATAGACTTTGGAACAACATACAGTGGATATGCCTTCAGTTTGGCatccagagaagaagaagtagACCCTCATGTGAAGTTTTGGGGTGAAGAAATTGGACTAGAAACCCCAAAGGCTCCAACCTGCATCCTGTTTGATGAACATCAACAGTTTGTCAGCTTCGGATATAAAGCCAAACAGACTTCCTTAAAAACATCAGGCAAAGATGGCAGAGCAATGTTCTTCTTTGATTGCTTTAAGATGTCACTCTATGGCAAA AAAGTCACTACAGACTTGACAATCAAAGCAGCCAATGGGAGGGAAATGAAGGCTCTGAAGGTTTTTACAGAAGCTTTAAGATTCCTGAAAGATGACGCTCTGAAGACCATTCAACAAAACACTGAAGGAAAGAAGTTCACAGCCTCTGATTTCACCTGGGTTCTGACGGTTCCTGCAATCTGGGATCATTCAGCCAAACAGTTCATGAGAGAAGCTGCAACTCAG GCAGGAATAGTGACTTATGGAACTGAAAACAATCTAGTTTTTGCTCTGGAACCAGAAGCAGCTTCAGTCTACTGTAAGAAACTACCATCAGATGGTTTCATAGCAGAAAACCGTGGTGAAAGCAAACTGGACCAATCTTCAGGAACTCAGTACATTGTTGTTGATTGTGGAG GAGGAACCATTGACATCACTGTTCATGAAGTCCTTGAAGGAGGATTTCTGAAGGAGCTGCACAAAGCCTCTGGGAACAATATGGGAGGACAAACTGTGGACAGAAAATTTAAAGAGTTCCTCAGAGACACATTCTCTCCTGAAATCTGGGATGAGTATGAAGAAAAGTATCCCAGTGAGGTTAGCAGAATCATGTATGACTTCACACTTTTCAAGAGAAAAGATGAAGATATGGAAATAATCTGTCCACTGAATCTAGGAATGATGGCTCAGAAAAAACAGGACATGGAAGAATACTTTTATCGAGTTCAAGATGCATCTTATGATGATGGAGTAATCaaaatatttaagcagaaaCTGAGATCTTTTTTTGAAGAGAGTCTGTGGAGCATCACTAAGAGTCTAAGAGAAATCTTTTACAAAACCCACAGCATTAAATACATTCTGTTAGTGGGAGGTTTTGCTGAAAGTCAGTATCTATGGAGATACATTACTGATGAGTTTATTGACAACTGCAAAGTTCTGTGTCCTTTTAGGCCCCAAGAAGCCATTGTAAAGGGAGCCGTAGAGTTTGGAAGAAACCAAGGTGCAGTGGCATCAAGAAAAAGTGCCTATACTTATGGAGTACATCTGTCAGAGCAGGTTAATAAGTCAAAGCACAGAGCGGACAAgcaatacaaaaacaaagataacgTCTTCTGTAGTGATCCCCCGAAAACAACCCCGCCATCTTCTTATCAAGTTTCTAAAGAACAATCCTAA
- the LOC114148774 gene encoding uncharacterized protein LOC114148774: MMAETYSIQRAAINRGNSISKLLEDWPFLFEAIHLFDHTTTLLGFPVQTRLAEELSKKEKTIKDFLGSRGVDIPGSDAVQVISGIAKFFKEKPAQLFCQNELLHPESPDLDLPSTPCIFIMGEQLFKVAVDQMIVNDHIKSPIAALSYTFSMFYVLNIKYPKDMSLTLEFIQRVFLGLNPKRGSKAEMKGKKHHHIPPRLLKFVNELYDFDSPWKI, encoded by the exons ATGATGGCTGAAACCTATAGCATCCAGCGAGCAGCAATCAACAGAGGAAACTCCATCAGCAAGTTATTAGAAGACTGGCCTTTTCTCTTTGAAGCAATCCACCTGTTTGATCACACAACCACCCTTCTTGGCTTCCCAGTACAAACCAGACTGGCAGAGGAAttgtcaaagaaagaaaagacaataaaGGACTTCCTTGGGTCCAGAGGGGTGGATATTCCAGGAAGTGATGCTGTCCAGGTGATTAGTGGAATCGCAAAATTCTTCAAGGAGAAACCAGCCCAACTATTTTGTCAAAATGAG CTGCTGCATCCAGAGAGTCCTGATCTTGACCTGCCAAGCACCCCATGCATCTTTATAATGG GTGAACAGCTTTTTAAAGTTGCTGTTGACCAAATGATTGTGAATGACCACATCAAGTCACCCATCGCTGCCCTAAGCTACACCTTCTCCATGTTTTATGTCTTGAacataaaatatccaaaagaCATGTCCCTGACACTGGAATTTATACAAAG agtctTTCTGGGCTTAAACCCCAAACGAGGGTCAAAGGCTGAAATGAAGGGGAAGAAGCATCATCACATTCCACCCCGACTGCTCAAGTTTGTAAATGAACTGTATGACTTTGACAGTCCATGGAAAATTTGA